The proteins below are encoded in one region of Populus alba chromosome 2, ASM523922v2, whole genome shotgun sequence:
- the LOC118044510 gene encoding uncharacterized protein → MDDSCAVCAEALEWVAYGACGHRDVCSTCVSRLRFICDDRRCCICKTESSVVFVTKALGDYTRMINDFLLLPSEPKEGRMGSYWYHEDTQAFFDDVDHYKMIKAMCRLSCSVCDKEESNDGSKRRGKFRNINQLKGHLFHQHKLHMCSLCLEGRKVFICEQKLYSRAQLNQHISTGDSEVDGSESERGGFMGHPMCEFCKKPFYGDNELYTHMSTEHYTCHLCQRQHPGQYEYYKNYDDLEIHFRRDHFLCDDEGCLAKKFIVFQTEAELKRHNTIEHAGHMSRSQRNAALQIPTSFRYRQSNEQGNRHGRGRTFRLDQADNQLSIAIQSSLETAHSESTSRDRSSSAQAISDHVDLSDIDPIVQPFESLTATDPETTLRYLQALGPSSWNAPLQESSFPPLFTTASSGQQKAKDESESLPNNTMATHLRRQNNRNATVINSPQQWPAARRGHVSSSPALYKPTLDTSPLSSRSSASGPGLSNYASSIQSHAQTRPAAVRGHPSASSVGSSGTTSRISSTASASNVADSGSLKPSISDFPPVSAVPMHKMPTSSQVVLNVEEFQTANKSLVEKIRAALENDEDRYTLFKDISGQYRQGSIDTGEYLDYVQQFGLSRLIPELARLCPDAQKQKELVETYNASLRSSGKKENGWGRGSAQLKGTNGSKEGKGIAENDSSSKDRLTDSFINTVRALQSNYKPVEDEAQLLSKDGYRAAKGKSSVMLDEREMEPRIQNGSLSAGDGSSKNLKDGGREKQRKKTSKFQRARLGDGSMAALLDLQNSEPDPRETVENRIDDSSNSVGGLPVRGVWRKGGGQKLFP, encoded by the exons ATGGACGATAGCTGTGCGGTGTGTGCGGAGGCTCTAGAATGGGTTGCATACGGCGCTTGTGGTCATCGTGACGTTTGCTCCACGTGCGTGTCTCGGCTCCGTTTCATATGCGACGATCGCCGCTGCTGTATCTGCAAGACCGAGTCATCTGTCGTTTTTGTCACCAAG GCTTTAGGGGATTATACAAGGATGATTAATGACTTTTTGCTCTTGCCATCTGAACCAAAGGAGGGTCGAATGGGATCTTACTGGTACCATGAGGACACACAAGCATTTTTTGACGATGTTGAccattataaaatgataaaggCCATGTGCAGATTGTCATGTAGTGTATGTGACAAGGAGGAATCAAATGATGGATCCAAGCGTCGGGGGAAGTTTAGAAATATTAATCAGCTGAAGGGTCATTTATTTCATCAACATAAATTGCATATGTGTAGCCTGTGCTTAGAAGGACGAAAG GTTTTTATTTGTGAGCAAAAGCTATACAGTAGAGCACAATTGAATCAGCATATCAGCACGGGTGATTCTGAGGTTGACGGAAGTGAAAGTGAAAGAGGTGGCTTCATGGGACATCCCATGTGTGAATTCTGTAAAAAACCGTTCTATGGAGATAATGAGCTGTATACACATATGTCAACCGAACACTACACCTGTCATCTATGCCAGAG GCAGCATCCAGGACAATATGAATATTACAAGAATTATGATGACCTAGAG ATTCACTTCCGTCGAGACCATTTTCTATGTGATGATGAGGGCTGTCTTGCCAAGAAGTTTATTGTCTTTCAAACTGAAGCAGAGTTGAAG AGACATAATACAATTGAACATGCTGGTCATATGTCTCGTTCTCAGCGAAATGCTGCTCTCCAG ATACCAACTAGCTTTCGATATCGTCAAAGTAATGAACAAGGTAATCGTCATGGAAGGGGACGAACATTCCGTCTTGATCAAGCAGATAACCAACTCTCCATAGCCATTCAATCTAGCCTGGAGACAGCACATTCAGAAAGCACATCTCGTGATCGATCATCCAGTGCACAAGCGATATCTGATCATGTAGATTTAAGTGATATTGACCCAATAGTTCAGCCATTTGAATCATTAACTGCTACTGATCCTGAAACAACATTGAGATATCTTCAAGCCTTGGGGCCTTCTTCTTGGAATGCACCTTTGCAAGAATCTTCCTTTCCTCCGCTCTTTACAACTGCAAGCAGTGGTCAACAAAAGGCCAAAGATGAATCAGAAAGTTTGCCTAATAATACAATGGCGACGCATCTTCGGCGCCAGAACAACAGAAATGCAACAGTAATCAACTCACCCCAGCAGTGGCCGGCAGCAAGACGTGGGCATGTATCAAGTAGTCCAGCACTATATAAACCTACATTAGATACATCACCTTTGAGCTCAAGGAGTTCTGCTAGTGGACCTGGTCTCTCTAATTATGCAAGTTCTATTCAGTCCCATGCTCAGACTCGACCTGCAGCAGTCCGTGGGCATCCCTCAGCTAGTTCGGTGGGGAGCTCAGGCACTACAAGTAGGATAAGCAGCACTGCATCAGCCTCAAATGTTGCTGACTCTGGATCATTGAAGCCCTCTATTTCAGATTTTCCTCCAGTTTCTGCAGTGCCAATGCACAAGATGCCTACTAGCAGCCAGGTTGTGCTGAATGTGGAAGAATTTCAAACTGCAAACAAGTCATTGGTGGAAAAGATACGTGCTGCtcttgaaaatgatgaagatagaTATACTCTTTTTAAAGACATATCTGGACAGTATCGTCAGGGTTCAATTGACACAGGAGAGTACCTGGACTATGTCCAGCAATTTGGCTTATCACGGCTCATTCCTGAGCTGGCTAGACTTTGTCCTGATGCTCAGAAACAGAAAGAGCTTGTTGAAACCTACAATGCTAGTTTGAGAAGCAGTGGGAAGAAAGAGAATGGCTGGGGCCGTGGTAGTGCCCAGTTAAAAGGCACTAATGGATCCAAGGAAGGCAAGGGAATAGCTGAAAACGATAGCAGTTCAAAGGATAGATTGACAGATAGCTTTATTAATACTGTTCGAGCGCTGCAGTCAAATTACAAGCCTGTGGAAGATGAGGCGCAGCTGCTGTCAAAGGATGGGTATCGGGCTGCCAAAGGCAAGTCGAGTGTCATGCTTGATGAGCGGGAAATGGAACCAAGAATCCAAAATGGCTCTTTATCTGCAGGCGATGGATCTAGTAAAAACCTAAAAGACGGGGGTAGGGAGAAGCAACGGAAGAAAACCTCCAAGTTTCAGAGAGCAAGGCTTGGTGATGGCTCAATGGCGGCCCTGTTGGATCTCCAAAACTCGGAACCTGATCCTCGCGAAACAGTGGAGAACAGGATAGACGATAGCAGTAACTCAGTAGGAGGGTTACCTGTGCGTGGAGTCTGGAGAAAAGGCGGGGGGCAGAAACTCTTTCCATGA
- the LOC118044511 gene encoding uncharacterized protein isoform X2, which produces MEENRCKFWLPKKNRFCANSPLNDSQFCGNHKPRSIEQWIPCPIDPSHSVLKENLESHVKRCPLLKQAQSLSLQPFYQKGINAGKEEEEEDNVSSEMKRSAVYSMTVTQFCKLINKIESVHASTCKDIWESYKVPEACNKWIKREVDRKLPFQEKHVAQQASILGNLEDFGVIKSSVGSKEADSQGFCSDDSNFVHAVVEFGAGRGYLTQMLADCYGFDRVFLVERKSYKLKADRSLRQKESLILERLRIDIEDLNLNAVESLRGIPYLAIGKHLCGPATDLTLRCCLSEQCNQGSVQDCRSNANLKGLAIATCCHHLCQWKHYTNRKFMSDLGITKGQFHAMTWFTSWAVDADHGSDLPDITDCSLQLQSIEEKQCFGDIHGVEDVVRNIKPVERAVLGFKCKQIIDVGRMMWAKEHGLDTQLVKYVPSGISPENHLLLARHAKCL; this is translated from the exons ATGGAGGAGAACCGCTGCAAGTTCTGGCTTCCCAAAAAGAACCGATTTTGTGCCAACTCCCCTCTAAACGATTCCCA GTTCTGTGGCAACCACAAACCGAGGTCCATTGAACAGTGGATTCCATGCCCCATCGACCCTTCTCA TTCTGTTCTAAAAGAAAATCTTGAAAGCCATGTCAAGAGATGCCCTTTATTGAAACAAGCTCAATCCTTGTCTCTTCAACCATTTTATCAAAAGGGCATCAATGCtggcaaagaagaagaagaagaagataatgttAGCTCTGAGATGAAGAGGAGTGCTGTTTATAGCATGACTGTGACTCAATTTTGCAAACTTATTAACAAGATTGAATCTGTTCATGCTTCTACATGTAAGGATATCTGGGAATCATATAAAGTTCCAGAAGCTTGTAATAAGTGGATTAAAAGAGAAGTAGACAG GAAATTACCATTTCAAGAGAAACATGTAGCACAACAAGCGTCAATTCTTGGGAATTTGGAGGACTTTGGGGTGATAAAGAGTTCAGTAGGAAGTAAAGAGGCTGATAGTCAGGGGTTTTGTAGTGATGATAGCAATTTTGTTCACGCAGTCGTTGAATTTGGAGCAGGGAGAGGGTACTTGACACAGATGCTGGCAGACTGTTATGGATTTGACAGAGTCTTTCTGGTTGAGCGCAAGTCGTACAAACTTAAG GCTGATCGATCTTTGCGACAGAAGGAGAGCTTGATATTAGAGCGTTTGAGGATTGATA TTGAGGACTTAAACTTGAATGCTGTTGAGTCTTTAAGGGGAATCCCTTATTTGGCTATTGGTAAACATCTCTGTGGGCCAGCAACTG ATTTGACACTGAGATGTTGCTTGTCTGAGCAATGTAATCAAGGCAGTGTGCAAGATTGCAGGAGCAATGCTAACCTTAAAGGCCTTGCTATAGCAACATGCTGCCATCATCTTTGTCAGTGGAAACATTACACAA ACAGGAAGTTCATGTCCGATTTGGGGATCACCAAGGGACAATTTCATGCAATGACATGGTTTACCTCCTGGGCAGTAGATGCTGACCATGGTTCAGATCTTCCTGATATTACTGACTGCAGCTTGCAGTTACAATCCAT TGAGGAGAAACAATGCTTTGGGGACATACATGGGGTTGAAGATGTTGTGAGGAATATAAAACCAGTTGAAAGGGCTGTGTTGGGTTTCAAGTGTAAGCAGATCATCGACGTAGGAAGGATGATGTGGGCAAAAGAACATGGCTTAGACACACAGCTTGTGAAGTATGTCCCTTCAGGCATCTCTCCAGAAAACCATTTATTGCTTGCCAGACATGCCAAGTGCTTGTAA
- the LOC118044511 gene encoding uncharacterized protein isoform X1 — MEENRCKFWLPKKNRFCANSPLNDSQFCGNHKPRSIEQWIPCPIDPSHSVLKENLESHVKRCPLLKQAQSLSLQPFYQKGINAGKEEEEEDNVSSEMKRSAVYSMTVTQFCKLINKIESVHASTCKDIWESYKVPEACNKWIKREVDRKLPFQEKHVAQQASILGNLEDFGVIKSSVGSKEADSQGFCSDDSNFVHAVVEFGAGRGYLTQMLADCYGFDRVFLVERKSYKLKADRSLRQKESLILERLRIDIEDLNLNAVESLRGIPYLAIGKHLCGPATDLTLRCCLSEQCNQGSVQDCRSNANLKGLAIATCCHHLCQWKHYTNRKFMSDLGITKGQFHAMTWFTSWAVDADHGSDLPDITDCSLQLQSIYYSEEKQCFGDIHGVEDVVRNIKPVERAVLGFKCKQIIDVGRMMWAKEHGLDTQLVKYVPSGISPENHLLLARHAKCL, encoded by the exons ATGGAGGAGAACCGCTGCAAGTTCTGGCTTCCCAAAAAGAACCGATTTTGTGCCAACTCCCCTCTAAACGATTCCCA GTTCTGTGGCAACCACAAACCGAGGTCCATTGAACAGTGGATTCCATGCCCCATCGACCCTTCTCA TTCTGTTCTAAAAGAAAATCTTGAAAGCCATGTCAAGAGATGCCCTTTATTGAAACAAGCTCAATCCTTGTCTCTTCAACCATTTTATCAAAAGGGCATCAATGCtggcaaagaagaagaagaagaagataatgttAGCTCTGAGATGAAGAGGAGTGCTGTTTATAGCATGACTGTGACTCAATTTTGCAAACTTATTAACAAGATTGAATCTGTTCATGCTTCTACATGTAAGGATATCTGGGAATCATATAAAGTTCCAGAAGCTTGTAATAAGTGGATTAAAAGAGAAGTAGACAG GAAATTACCATTTCAAGAGAAACATGTAGCACAACAAGCGTCAATTCTTGGGAATTTGGAGGACTTTGGGGTGATAAAGAGTTCAGTAGGAAGTAAAGAGGCTGATAGTCAGGGGTTTTGTAGTGATGATAGCAATTTTGTTCACGCAGTCGTTGAATTTGGAGCAGGGAGAGGGTACTTGACACAGATGCTGGCAGACTGTTATGGATTTGACAGAGTCTTTCTGGTTGAGCGCAAGTCGTACAAACTTAAG GCTGATCGATCTTTGCGACAGAAGGAGAGCTTGATATTAGAGCGTTTGAGGATTGATA TTGAGGACTTAAACTTGAATGCTGTTGAGTCTTTAAGGGGAATCCCTTATTTGGCTATTGGTAAACATCTCTGTGGGCCAGCAACTG ATTTGACACTGAGATGTTGCTTGTCTGAGCAATGTAATCAAGGCAGTGTGCAAGATTGCAGGAGCAATGCTAACCTTAAAGGCCTTGCTATAGCAACATGCTGCCATCATCTTTGTCAGTGGAAACATTACACAA ACAGGAAGTTCATGTCCGATTTGGGGATCACCAAGGGACAATTTCATGCAATGACATGGTTTACCTCCTGGGCAGTAGATGCTGACCATGGTTCAGATCTTCCTGATATTACTGACTGCAGCTTGCAGTTACAATCCAT TTATTACAGTGAGGAGAAACAATGCTTTGGGGACATACATGGGGTTGAAGATGTTGTGAGGAATATAAAACCAGTTGAAAGGGCTGTGTTGGGTTTCAAGTGTAAGCAGATCATCGACGTAGGAAGGATGATGTGGGCAAAAGAACATGGCTTAGACACACAGCTTGTGAAGTATGTCCCTTCAGGCATCTCTCCAGAAAACCATTTATTGCTTGCCAGACATGCCAAGTGCTTGTAA